tgatcagatgaaggtctctccatgaatcaatgctgatcctagtgttggcttttcctgcttcagcctcccgaccgcggtcggaggaaacagcggagccccgtcacttcacaagacacggaaaaaacctctgttggtctggaggagctgcagcatttatttctgcacaaacgtccactgtacattcactaaatattctcagagctaagaagtcttctgcagtgtgttgtgtgcgcgcatgcacgtctagaggtggagcaagctgtgtgaaggcaagcaggcaggcagaggagcagagtacagcagagactctggccctggagaccaaagctacggtctcccccgcgtcctccgaccgcggccaacactgttttgcaagacgggcttcactagatataactttgcggttttggtgcttccgtgtagtttgtgttggagtcttgtctgaacagcgtagccacacgtgagcgcgcatatgtgagcgcgcgcgcctgggacaccgacccgggtgatttatacatgtaagaagttacaaacagttcctttaagcaaattacaatatatagatatttaaacagaacatgcatgtaaatggaaaaaaacaataaagaagtaattcatgtttgttgtgtcaataaaacaaataaacaaaataaaaaacaattaataacaatatattgcaatatcaaaggataaatgtaaaaaaaataaaaaaataaccccCATGAAGtaaaggagtaaataaaaggcagagtgtgagttaaaacctattatgtgttgttgtggttgtctctcaggctgtgacatacactgacatatcctgcagcttctatggcgatgacactattttctccaagtagatgttgtattttattttggtcaaaGAGGGAATCATAATCTTGGgagtttacatttcatttttgtaaagaatcttttcctaatttcttcatatgtgctacattgtagcaggaaatgttgctctgtctccacctgtctctgtgatACTCTGTTATCATATGAGTAtaaaagaggagcaggaggattTACATCCTGCTGCAGTAGCAGGAAAAATAGGCTACCTCCCAccgcctcctctctcctcccattTGTTTCCGTCTGTCACTCCCCTTCTCTCcctcacatatacacacacactgatgtcatttCATTGATTGCCCAAGAACAATGGCCTGAGAGGAAGCTGCATTTCTTGGGGAAGTTCAACAACAGCATTCCACGCCAACATGATAAAACTATTGGCACATAAAACCCACTACCAGTGACCATCATCACATCCTCCACATGTGGCTGATCAGTAAATAGATTGAGTTCTGCAATCACTTGACTTATATGAGTCATGCTTGACTGCCAAACTATTTAGGGATCACtaaattactgtaattttaagtgttttttcttgATATTGCAGTAATAATTGCACTTTTAGTTCTGTCTATTGTGTGATTTATTTCTGACTTTACAGATCTTTGGGTGAAACCAAAGCCAAAGAAGTGGGATCCTGAATCTGATAAACAATACTTCAATGTGGGAAGGGTGGAAAGAGGAACAATGTGAGGAATTTCCCCCAGTTTCCTCATGAGTCCCCCCCACACAGTGCTACAGTATGAGTAAACCTGAGTCACAGTATCACTGGGAACACAGACAATGCTGCACCCTAGAGGTGTAAAATGACCAGTGACTTGTCAGACGCTGAAAGCTGTTAAACaaatctatatttattattcatgatTGCATATCCAGATTACAAATACACACTAAATTCATTATTGCCCAGTCTGAAACTATCTGGGAAGTACAAAAAGAGGGAATGAGAGCAGTAACAGAGACAACAGTGGAGGTAGtttgctttttaaattaaaaacacacacatacaaataaaaGAGGAGTACATGTCTCTCTCCTTGTATGCAGCTTCCTATACAGTAAACCAAACATTTCTAAATCCAATAAGTTATAATGTTCAGATTAATGAATCCAAGTCTTAACTTTAGTCTGTGTATCTGGGAATTTCAgtttaaaacactttaaattaGCATTCTGGTTACATTTTTATGTGCCTAGGGTTGGGTGCTATGGCCTTATATACTGTTTGATCTGTGTGGTAACTGGTTGCTGTATGTTTTCAGTTCTTAATTGCATTGCCTTTGTATGTATTTCTGATTTTTCTTATATGGGCTCGGTATTGTGTTTTACTGATGTTATAGTAAAGCACCTGTGTttaaaaaggtgctatataaataaagttttacttacttacttactagcAATAGAAATTTATGAACCATATCATAACTGGATTTTTCCAGACCAGTTACAAAATGTGATCCCCCCTTAATATCTGCATTAGGCCAAATGTGGACAAATCACTGAGCAGGACTGCCTTATGGTGATACTGGACTGACAGGGCTGTTGTATCAATGAGATACCTTCAAGTGGGATATAGATAAACTCTTTTTCTTGAGTATCtactatatcacaatatataccGATATTGTGATATAACACAATAGATTTTATCCTTACCACCCATAAATaactgtttgtttcttttttatttcattgaaaaaaaaattccagtaGGCCATATTATCAAATTTGAATTAAGTTAAGGTACTGTATATTCTCCTTGAATGATGAATAAGGCATACGTTTGTCTATTTTTCAgacagtataaaaaaaagaaaagataaattaaaaaaaaggcattttcattatgttagttaaattaaagtaataatTAGTTTTGaaggttgtttcctgttgcttGTTTTTCTAGAATTAAAAAGATCTCTTCATATTGAACAGAGATCATGTTTATTTGTGTCCTTATTTTGAACCACAGTTCATTGATTTTACTGGGAAGTTGTCAAGATATATATTGGTGTACTTTTAGTTTATTAAGTTCATTTCACCGGAGCGAGTTCCTTCTTGTGCAGTGTGCAaaactacacaaacacaaaggacAAGAACATGAGTTACTGCCACAGGAAACACATattccccaaacacacacactgcgtaagtaaaagtaacatgctgaaaaaatttaaaaattccACGTTTAAGTCTTTAAATCTTTGCATCTTTCATGGTCAGAGGAGCACTCCGTTAGTATTGTGTGTGATCATGTGCCTGCGCAGGTTGCTGGGGTTGTTGAAGCTGGCGGTGCATTGGTTGCAGGTGTACGGCTTCTCCCCAGAGTGAGTCCTCAGGTGGATCTTCAGGCTGCCGTTCTGCGTGAAGCGTTTCCCGCACTGCGTGCAAGCGTACGGCTTCTCCCCGGTGTGTATGCGCATGTGGATGCTCAGCGTGGTCTTGTTGACGAACGACTTGCCGCAAAAGGTGCAAAGAACGGGCGGTTCCCCGGTGTGACTCGCCCTGTGCACAATCAGGTCTTCGCGGCTGAGGAAGTGCTCGCCGCAGAAGCTGCAGTCAAGAGATTTGTTGATAGCGGGAGGAAACTGCTGCTGGGCGAACTGGCTGACGTGACTGGGATGCCCCACGTGACCATCAGCTCCAACTATTTGTGGTGTTATTGCAGGATTAAATGCTGTTGAAGCCATTTGGGTGGAAGGATTTCGTTCCTGCATCCCTCTCATCTGGGCTCTGTCACTGGCACCGGTGGCAAAGTTCAGGAGGTTGTCGTGGGTGATGTTGTggttgggagagagagagctaaaAGCCTGGAGTTCAGAGGCAGTGAAGAGGGCGTCGTTCTCTTCCTGCAGGGGCCCTTCCCCGCGTCCGTGAACACTCACGATTCTCAGTTCCTCATTATCACCCGTCAGGCAGGACTCGACATTCTGCGTCCCTGTAGAAACACCACCCTGCGTACTGCGGTTCCCAAAGTCATCCTGACCTAAAAAAATGAGcaaataaaatgacattatGAATCAGTGTTTGTGTATGAAGCTTTTAGACTGGGACGTATTAGTCACAAAATTCTTTGCAAGGACATAATTTGAATCAAGACGCTTAAAGTAGCTTCAGCAAAGTCTATGTGTGATTGTAAAGTTCTGactatttaatttgtatttaacctttattaaaCCAGGATAATCCCATTGAGATTTTAATTTCCAAGGGGGTCCTGGCCAAGATAACGGCGTAAAAGTTTCACACAAGcaccacataaaaacacaagctttaaaactttaagaaacaaaacagcaaaaagtcaaaaacaacatataaaacatttcataCAATATCGACAACGGACTTAAAACTAACAGCAAGTTGCATCAACCAGAGAATTGTCATTCAGTGTTCAAATAATCCTTAATCCTGGTTTTAAAAACTTGCATGCTTACAAAATAATCTAGTTTAAAATGTCTCTGTAGCTCACACCAGGATGAGGGCGCAAAAAAAAGGTGCGGGTTCTAGGAATGACGCTTCTTATCTGTCCGCATGAGGTTGCAACTACTTAGTAGAGATAACATAGATAAGGAGGCAGTTCGTTTAACGGCCTTATACAGAAAAAATTACCAATGTTTCATCTTTCTCATACAAACTGCAATGATGTGTGCAAAAACCCGAAGAGACTAATTTTAACTataagttaaaaaaatgagtacagtgactctcttcCTCTAGTGTGGAATCAGACAGTGCCGGACTGTAAATAGTTATGTGTCATGTCTGAGTCATACCGTTCCTCATGTTTCAGTGCACACTGTGTTGTAATAAATCACCCTGGGAGCCGACTTATTAACAAATCCAACCTAACATAAGCTTCATTGTAttagcaacggaagtcagacggcggcacGTAGtatcggagaactacagtggccttcaggtgatgTAAAAAGGCAAAAGGTTCtagctagagccagtgtttggtttgtcctttctgggctactgtagaaacatggcggactctgtgaagaggacccgcttcctATGCAGATATGAtgggttcattctaagctaacgaaaacacaacaattcttagtttcaggtgattatacactaatgaaaacatagtcttgaatattgtattacatttaggctaatagatcccccataatgttacacactgttcctttaaaaagtcTATTTTCTGTTTAGATATTTCCTTAAACATGATTTACTGTATGTCAACAAATCTCCTGAAAAGGCTAAACAAACAATGATTTGGTACAACTAACAATGCTAAAtaagtattgtctgtgtagccGCTGCCTGCGAGTCATCCTCTTGCATCTGTTGACGACTCACCTCCAGCTGGCCCACATCCTCCCACGTCGTCTTCGTCTTTGATCAGGATGACATCTGAGCTCTCCACATCTGCACACTAACAAATAAGAACACATGTGCatgagcaaaagaaaaaaaaacaaccaaaaaaactATTAGTTACTGAAAGTACTTGTATTTACCTTAACTTGAGTGGCAGAGGAGGAAGTCTTGTTCTCTGATTGGAGAGAAATAGAAGCAGCTTCAACGACAGTCTTCTGAGCCGCTGGTGGCCTAATGACAACTAGAAGGGAAAAAAGACCAATGCATCAATCTCCTGAACATGCTGCACACATGAGAACTGGAATCATGCTTCTAGCtgttaattaaaataaacaaaaacagattaaGGCCTTTAtaattggccacatggtggcgctattGAGAGGATCTTTCAATATGTTGAGCCACTTGTGTACCAAGTATTATTTCTTTAGCATATGCACTCTTTGAATTGAGATATTGATGATATTatgccaaaaataataataataataatatttaattagcTGTACCAGATATCAAAAAGCTGAATACAATTTAAAGTCTCGGAAATATGATGAACATGTTAGAAGTTGGGACGGCTGTGGCAcatatttgcacatttactacctCAATTAATTTTTATTGAAGAACAAAATactgtaacttgcacactttgctaatgtatatagtatgttattgcacacttgctaatgtatatagtatgttattgcacactttgctaatgtatatagtatgttattgcacacttgctaatgtatatagtatgttattgcacacttgctaatgtatatagtatgttattgcacactttgctaatgtatatagtatgttattgcacacttgctaatgtatatagtatgttattgcacactttgctaatgtatatagtatgttattgcacacttgctaatgtatatagtatgttattgcacacttgctaatgtatatagtatgttattgcacactttgctaatgtatatagtatgttattgcacacttgctaatgtatatagtatgttattgcacacttgctaatgtatatagtatgttattgcacactttgctaatgtatatagtgggttattctatgtttatacttTAGTCGTAGTAGTCAGGTATATGTTTATAttgtattccaatattctttatacTTTCGTTTTCTTTAAAACTAGTTTTAGTTGAAATGGGCATACACTTACCTTAATAATAAAGAACTTAACTTAAAGTCATAATTAAGTTAAACATGTCAGGTGAATCAGATCACCTGATGACCACCTTTCAGGGGCACGAGGGGCATGCTCGTGTATGTGTCACGTGATAAAGAGTAGTttgttatttaataatattagttTATTAACCCATTACAGCACGTTTTAATTAAAATAGACATCAATCatccggaggaggaggagcgtgTTGTTACTCCAGTATGAAGTAGGTGTTTATAAAGTGAAAGTACTCTCGTTACCTTGTGATCTAGCTCGTGGTTTGATGATGTTTCCTCTGATCGGAGAGAAGCGGCTGGCCGGCCGGTTGTTCCTGGTCTGCAGCCGGAGAGAGAAGAGCTCACTCCTCATCAccttcatcctcatcctcagaGCTTCGTTCTCCTTCAGGCTCTGAGTGAGATGAAGGCGGAGAGACGAGGAGCCCTCCGAGAACAACTGGCTGATTTCAGTCACCGCCGCCTTCACCAGCACGTCCATGATGGACAACAGCTGCGACTCCAGGTTCAGACTAGCCGGAGGCATGTTCGTACACATGTTTCACTTCGCTGCCGCTGAGATGTTGGTAAAAAAAAGCGCGACACAAGCGCTGGGTTAGCTCACAAAAGAGATAACACAATAGCACTTCCGGTAGCATGACGCTGGTTACCGTAATCCCTAGAAAGCAGGCGCATTTTCACTTCACGCTTTCCTCTGTGTggtcagtgtttgtttttattaaagtggcagtaggtggtatatttttggcatcatttaggcaaaaagtccataataacctttcagcatattgtaattaaagtatTCTGAGAAAAGAACTtcttgttttcaggctttaaaggtcccatatcatgctcattttcaggttcatacttgtattttgtgtttctattagaacatgtttacatgctgtaatgttaaaaaaaaccctttattttcttcatactgtcagcctgaatatgcctgtatttaccctctctgtctgaaacgctccgttttagtgcattttgacggaattgcaacagaattacgttgctaggcaacagcttgggtccacgtgtacttcctgtcagctgatgacattcacatacaaaacatgcacattctcaaaattgtttgtggtgctgggagtagatcccctccaatatgtactttttcacaaaaaaatgatttgctcccgcacacacttttctctgcttttttaGTCAACATTTCGGTCAATtaggaccttcatcaggacattaagAAGATAAAATGGTGGTGTGTGTTCTTTTAAACACCACAACATCaatgtgattggatgattggAAGTGTCTGCCATCCCTATTGCTTGAGGAAGTGACATTGTCACATATCCATTACACCATgaaaaaacaggaagagaagagaattcacattcactgcaaccaggaataaactggaacacatttagaatgtttacgtttaaaattatgtcaagggtctaaatattgtatatttgtgacatcacgaatgggcagaaatccttacagcttgtttcaaatgtagagtttctgaatacgggctgcgtgtatttccctgtggattgagtgtttcgatactttcacagtatgcatacaggacttaagcctgctttataataaaagaacatgaaaatctcactttttttataatatgggacctttaaattatctagtccgtgacgggagactttggctgccaggtcacaaactttctcattttacagctaaacagtacactacaacatgtttctgaaaacatttgagctgagaaataggcattgcagtaacagaatattgattcatatttgatcagcgctgcctagtttgaccatttgatcggggTTCACGAGTGATAGACAGATGGCTCTCATAGATggaagctggacagcagacctcagatcagctctgactggttgttttcctctggtctgtgaaatcttgcagatgccattaggagtaggctaccggaggacacagaggcacatcatttttttcagattacctgtctcatgcactactgtcaggatatagtgaccgttttataaaaaggtcCTAATACTACTACCTGTGAATACATCATCCATAGTCTTGTTGTCATAATTCATTCCCATTCATCTTGGCTGAGCATCACAAATACAATCAATTTTCCAATTCACAAGTTCATTATTTAATTCACGTTTTCTATAAACACACAGCAAATAAAGGAACTGAACATTTCTGCTTGATGTGCTCAATACAAACATATGCAACAAATACACAGCATAGTAGACTACACtttcaaacatactgtataggaTTGCAGTTAACTAACATCACGTAGTCAGTCAATCCAACACCAAACTAAGACTTACTCATTGAAGTACCACAACCATCAACACTCTTTTTGGTCTTTTCAGTCTTTGTTTGCCATCAGTTTTTTTTCTAGGACTCTGCCTTGACTAAcactcctccatctccctccgTCTCACAGCTCTTCGGTGCATTTTCATCCTCGCCAGCCCCCTCTGTCTCTGTAATATCTCCCTGTGTCTCCTCTTGGCTTTCCATCGTCCTGTCCTCAGCAG
This DNA window, taken from Sebastes umbrosus isolate fSebUmb1 chromosome 9, fSebUmb1.pri, whole genome shotgun sequence, encodes the following:
- the LOC119494201 gene encoding transcription factor che-1-like, with the protein product MCTNMPPASLNLESQLLSIMDVLVKAAVTEISQLFSEGSSSLRLHLTQSLKENEALRMRMKVMRSELFSLRLQTRNNRPASRFSPIRGNIIKPRARSQVVIRPPAAQKTVVEAASISLQSENKTSSSATQVKCADVESSDVILIKDEDDVGGCGPAGGQDDFGNRSTQGGVSTGTQNVESCLTGDNEELRIVSVHGRGEGPLQEENDALFTASELQAFSSLSPNHNITHDNLLNFATGASDRAQMRGMQERNPSTQMASTAFNPAITPQIVGADGHVGHPSHVSQFAQQQFPPAINKSLDCSFCGEHFLSREDLIVHRASHTGEPPVLCTFCGKSFVNKTTLSIHMRIHTGEKPYACTQCGKRFTQNGSLKIHLRTHSGEKPYTCNQCTASFNNPSNLRRHMITHNTNGVLL